ATTGCGAGAGGTTCTGCATCCCCCAAAGTGCCGCGTGCTGGGCCAGTTGGTTGGGGCAGATGGCCACCGTGTCGAGGAATTTTTCGACCTCGGCGAGCGTGTCGGTCGAGGCGGTGACAGCGCCGACGCGGTGGCCGGTCAGGCGGTAAGCTTTGGAAAAGGAGTAAAGCTGGATCAGCGTGTCATCCCATGCCGGATCGGCAAAGAGGTCATGCGGCGCGCCGCTCTCAGAGTGGAAATCGCGGTAGGTTTCGTCCACGAGAAGCTTTAGCCCGTGGGCGCGGGCGAGTTCAAAAACGCGCGCACCAATGTGGCGGGGTATTCAACGCCGCCGGGATTATTGGGGGTGATAAGCACAATCGCGCGGGTCTTGTCGGTGATCAACGCGCGCGCCGTCTCCGGATCGGGGAGGAGCCCCGCGCCGGTGGCCAGCGGAACAGCCGTCACACCGGCCATGTCACAGGCCATCTTGTGGTTGAAATACCACGGGGTCGGCAAAAGGATTTCGTCCCCCTCGGTGGTCAGGGTTTCGAGCACGGCGCAGAACGCCTGATTGCAGCCCGAGGTGATGGCGACCTGATCGGCGCTGATTGCGCCGCCATATGACGCCTGCCATTCCTGCGCCACCTGCGCGCGCAATTCCGGCAGGCCGAGCACCGGACCATAGAGGTGCGCCTCCGGGTTGGTTTTGATCGTATCCGCCATGGCGTCAAGCATGGGCGGGGGCGGCGGTGCGACCGGCGCCGCCTGACTGACGTTGATCAGCGGACGCTCTTGCGTGAAGGTCACGCCATCAAGCCAGCGGCGCGCCTCCATCACGGGCGGAGCAAAGGTGGATTGGGTGCGGGTGGTCATGGGCTACATCCGTTCTGGTGGCGCGGGGCGGGCCTCGGGCAGGCGTATGTCGCGAAAGAGGAAAGGCCGGGCGCGGTTTTCCGGCACGGTAGCCAAGCGCAGCGGGATTGAAAAGGGGCAAGGCCGCGCGCCCGCCCGCGCCTTCATCTGACTGGAAATATCCCGGGGAGTTTGAGGGGCTGGCCCCTCAATCCCACCAGTAGTTTGAGGGGCTGGCCCCTCAATCCCACAGCGGTTTAAAGTGGCTGGCCCGTCGATCAGTCGACGCCGCGGTAGGGTTCGACATATTGCAGCGCCATGTCCCAAGGGAAGAAGATCCATGTGTCCTGCGAGACGCTGGTGATATAGGTATCGGCCTGTTTTTCGCCTTCGGGTTTGGCATAGACACAGGCGAAATGGGCGTTGGGATAGATCGAACGCACCAGTTCGAGGGTCTTGCCGCTGTCCACCAGATCATCGACGACGAGAATGCCGGTGCCGTCGCCCATCATGGCGGCATCGGGGGATTTGATGACTTCGGCGTCGCGGCGCTGATCGGCTTTGCCGCCGCCCGAATGGTAGGATTTGACCGAGATCGTGTCGACCGTTCGGATGTCGAGCTCGCGCGCGACGATCATCGCCGGGGCCATGCCGCCGCGGGTGATGGCGACGACGGCGCGCCATTCGCCGTTGTCGGGCCCGTGGCCATCCAGCCGCCAAGCAAGGGCGCGGGAGTCGCGGTGGATCTGGTCCCAGCTAACGTGGAAGCCTTTTTCGTGGGGCAGTCGGGTGTCGGTCATGGCAGATGTCCTTATCTGTCGAGCAGGAGGCGCAGGCCAAGCGCGCCAAGCACGGCGGCAGCGATGCGGTCGAAAATCGGTTTGAGGCCGAGATAGCGGCGGCGCACCGCGTTTGTCGAGAGCAGAATTGCGAGCACGGGTTGCACCAGTGCCTCGACGGCGAGGTGGTTTGCGAAGATCAGCGATTTCTCGGCCGTGGTGAGCGCGGGCGGAAAGATCACCACCAGCACGGCCCCAGCGAAGAGCACGGCTTTGGGATTAGCGAGGTTGATCAGCAACCCGGAAAAGAAGAAATGGCCATTTGACACAGGCGGGGCCGCGCCGAGCGGTTCGGCGGCGTGACGCCATGTTTGCACGGCGATCCAAAGAAGATAGAGCGCGCCGGCGGTTTTCATCGCGACAAAGGCCCAAGGGAAGAGGGCGAAGAGCGTTTGCAGGCCAAACAGCGCGGCCAACGACCAGAGAGCAGCCATAAGGGCAAGGCCAAGGCCGGCGGCCACCCCTGCGGCGCGGCCATGGGCGAGCGCGGTGCGGGTGATAAACAAAAGCGACGGGCCCGGCATGGCGATAGCGGCCAGCAGTGTGAGGTTGAAGGCAATGAAATGCGTGAGGGTGAGGCTCATGTCCGGTGCTTTCTGGTGCGTTTTTGGGCTTACTGGTGCGCGGGCTTAATCAGGCCGTTGCATGGTGAAAATGCTGAGCAGGCGGGTGGCGGGCAGGTCGGGCGCGTTTTGCAGACGGGTCAGCTGCACGCCCGCGATATGTGTGGGCGAGAGGACGGTGAGCAGGATTTGGTTGCTGATCACGGCCGCTCCGCGCTGTTCCGAGGTTTCGAGCCAGAAGTGGGGGAGCTGCTGCGCCGCGCCACAGGCACCGGGATCGAGCAGGGCGGGCGCGAGATGCTCGGCGAGCATGTCCTGCCCCGTGTTCATGAGCGCTAGGTCCTCGGGAGGGGTGTCGGCGGGTTGCTGGCGGGCAAGCGGCGTTTCGGCGGATTTGACACGCAGGGCGAGGGCGGTGGCGGCCTCGGCAGGTCGGCGCAGGAGGCTGACCGTTTGGCTGTAATCCGAGGGGCGGCTGTTGAGGTGGCGCTCGCCCAGATAGTTGCGCGTGGCCAATGTTTCGAGCCGCCAGTCCCCCGCGAGCATATCGGCGAGCTCTGTGTCGCTGGCGGTGCAGTGGCGGGTTGAGGACGGGGCTGCATGGAGCGCCGTTGGCAGGGCCGCGAGGGTGGGCAGGGCCAGTTGGGCGATCAGCAGCACCGGCGCAAGCAGGCGCGCGGCGGCAGGGCAGGGCGCAGGGGCTGGGCGGGCCGCAGGGCCACGGGCTGCGGGAGTATGCGCAGCAGGAAAGGAGGCCGGGCGACGCGGCGCCCGACCGGACTGTGGCGGAGTGGCGCGATCAGCCTTTTTCGATATCGGGCGCATCGACCGCTTTCATGCCGACGATGTGATAGCCGGCATCGACATGCAAGTTTTCGCCCGTGACGCCGGAGCCGAGATCAGACAGCAGGTAAAGCGCCGAGCCGCCGACATCGTCGATGGTCACATTGCGGCGCAGGGGCGAGTTGTATTCGTTCCACTTCAGGATATAGCGGAAATCGCCAATGCCCGACGCGGCCAGTGTTTTGATCGGGCCAGCCGAGATGGCGTTGACGCGGATGCCGTCTTTGCCGAGGTCTTCGGCCATGTATTTGACCGAAGCCTCCAGCGCTGCCTTGGCCACGCCCATGACGTTGTAATGCGGCATGACCTGTTCGGCGCCGTAATAGGTGAGCGTGAGAGCAGAGCCGCCGGGGCCCATCAGTTTCTCGGCGCGTTGCATCACGGCGGTGAAGGAATAGACCGAGATGTCCATGGTCATCAGGAAGTTATCCTTGGACGTATCGACATAGCGGCCACGCAATTCGTTCTTGTCGGAAAAACCGATGGCGTGAACGATAAAGTCGAGCTTGCCCCATTTGGCTTCGATCTCGCCAAAGGCGGCGTCGATCGAGGCGGGGTCGGAGACATCGCAATCAATCAGCGTATCAACGCCCAGTTGGTCGGCCAGAGGCGCGACGCGTTTTCGGAAGGCATCCCCCATATAGGAGAAGGCCATTTCGGCCCCGGCATCGGCACAGGCCTTGGCGATACCCCATGCGATTGATTTGTCATTGGCGAGGCCCATGATGAGCCCGCGCTTTCCTGCCATAAGAGTGTTCGACATCAGTCCCCCGGTCCGCGCCGTTTGCGACGCAATTATGCTGTTTGATTTCTTTAGGCGATTGAATAGGGTGCATCAAGGGTCGAGGGCGCAGGCCTGTATCGGCAAAGGGGAATTCCCCCCGAAGGTTTCAGGGACTAGAGTGATGGCGGACAGAACCGGTATATTCGCAGGCGACAACCCGTTTGAGATTGCGCGAGGCTGGCTTGAAGAAGCGGTGGGCAGCGAGCCCAATGATCCGAATGCGATCGCGCTGTCCACGGTGGATGCGGACGGCTTGCCCAATGTGCGGATGGTTCTGTTGAAGGACATCGAGGACGACGCCTTTGTGTTTTACACCAACTATGGCAGCGCCAAAGCCCAAGAGATTGACGGGGCAGGCAAGGCGGCCTTTGTCATGCATTGGAAAAGCCTGCGCCGGCAAATCCGGGTGCGCGGCGTGGTGGAGCGCGAAGAGGGCGCGGCGGCGGATGCGTATTTCGCGAGTCGCTCGCTCAAGAGCCGGCTGGGGGCTTGGGCCTCGCAGCAATCGCAGCCTTTGTCGTCGCGTGCGGCCTTGGTGGCGGAAGTTGCCAAAGTGACGGCGGCGCATGGCACGGCGCCGAAGCGGCCAGAGTTCTGGGGGGGCTATCGCATTCGCCCCGTAGAGATAGAATTCTGGGCGGATGGCGCGTTTCGCCTGCATGACCGGTTCCGCTGGCGGCGGGGAAATAGTCAACAAAACTGGGACGTTCAGCGACTCAATCCTTGAATTTCGCGTGACGTGAAAAGCAAGCGTCTGATTAGGAACGGATTTTTGTGCTTGAAACTGGCGGCTTCATTGCGCATGACAGGGTGTGGGGATGGAAATAGTGGACGCTTATATTGGAACAGGATGCGAAGAGCACCCGTGAAGTGTCCGGTCAGGTAAAGTGGTTTGATCCCGTTAAGGGGTTCGGGTTTGTAGTCACCGAAGACGGTGGACCGGATATATTGTTGCACGCTAACGTGTTACGCAACTTTGGGCAGAGCTCGGTTGCGGATTGCGCGCGTATCAGCATCACAGTGCAAGAGACAGATCGCGGTGTTCAAGCCGTGGAAGTATTGAAGATCGAGCCGCCCGAAGGTGTGGGGGCCGCGCCATTAGCGGATTTCGCGGACATTGATCCCGAATTGATCCGCTCGGCGCCGCTGGAACCCGCGCGGGTGAAGTGGTTCGACAAGGGCAAGGGCTTTGGCTTTGCCAATATCTTTGGTCGTTCGGAAGATGTGTTTGTGCATATCGAGGTTCTGCGCCGCTCTGGCCTGGCCGATTTGCAACCCGGAGAGGCGTTGGCCATTCGGGTGATTGATGGCAAGCGCGGGCGGATGGCGACGGAAGTTTGTGCATGGGAAGTCGCGACCGATCTGGAGGACTGCTGATTTGACGCAGGTCGGATTGCAGGGGCCTTTATTAGTATTGGTATCGGTATGGGTCCGGTTGCAATTCGGAGCCGCGTTGCGGGTTGTGCTGGCGGGGCTGCTGATGGTTGCGCTGTTTGCGGGCAGCGCTTTTGCCAATGACTGCCGCGACGATACGGTGTTCTTGCGAGGCGACTGGGGCAGTTCGCGCTTTACGGTCGACGTGGTTGATACGGTGCGCAGCCGGGCACGCGGGTTGATGTTTGTTGAGGAGATGCCGCGCAGCAGCGGCATGCTTTTTGTCTATCCCAGGCCGAGTGCCGTGTCGTTCTGGATGAAAAACACGCTGATCCCGTTGGATATGATCTTTGTGGACCCGCGCGGCGTGGTGCAAAAGGTGCATCACAACGCTGTTCCCGGTGATTTGACGCGGATACCCGGCGGGCGCGGTATTCTGGTGGTCTTGGAGATCAACGGTGGGCTGGCGCGTGATATGGGGATCAGCAAAGGCAGCGTGATGCGGCATCCGGCGTTTGGCAAGGATGCGGTTTGGGCATGCGGGTGAGGCTCGGGGTGTCGCTCGTTTGGCTCGGCTAATGATTTGCTGGTGCGGTGGTGGGTGTTTTGCCCGATCCGCAGGTGAAGATGGCGGGCAGCCCCTCGAGCCACAGTTAAAGATGGGGAATCAGCCCCCCAAGCCACAGTTATAATTGGGGGGCCATCCCCCCAAACCACTGTATAAATTGGGGGGCCAGCCCCCAAACCCCCGGGATACTTTCAGTCAGATGAAGACATGGGCGGCGCTTGGGTCATGGCCAGGGCAGCGCCGTGCAGGGGGGCGGTGTCGTCGGTGATTTGGTGCAGCGGGATGCCGGTCAGCAGGTCAGTGTAGGGGCCGCGATTGGCGTAATGGGTTTGAAAATGCGGGCTGTCGAGGTGGGCAAAGAGGGCGCGGCCAACCGATCCGGCGAGGGCGATGCCGCCAAGTGGCAGGTGGGTCAGAGCCAGAGAGCCAAGATGGGCACCAAGAACGCGCAAGGCCAGCGCCAGCGTGTCGGCTGTGCCGGGGTGGATTGAGCGGGCTGGGGTATTGGGCGCGGTCGGGGTGGTGATTGCTTCGGCGGCGATGTGCGTGCCGGTGAGGGCGAAGTGGGCGCGAGACAGGCCGGGGCCGGAGAGAATGGATTCGATCACCGGGGTGCCGTGCATGTCACCCACGTGGCGCAGCACGGCGGCGTCTGCCCCGGTGGTCAGGGGGAGGGTGGAATAGCCGCTTTCGCCCGGAGGAACGAAGACGCCATTGGCGCATGGGTGAGCCACGGCGCAATTCATCCCGGTGCCGATGGCAAGGACGAGGCGGGTCTGGGTCAGCGGGCTGCCCATGATTGCGGGCAGGGCGAGGGCGTGGCCCATGGCCTGAAGATCGTTGAGCAGCAAAACGCGGGCTGTGCCGGTGATCTGTGCGATGTCGCGGGCCGAGATGTGCCAGCTGTGATTGGTGAGCTGCACGGTCCCGTCCCGGACCGGCCCGGCGGCGGCGATGCAGACAGCGGCGGGGCGCGCATTTGTGGTCTTCAGGTAAGCGGCGAGGCGGTCTGTGAAGGTGGCGTGTTGCGCGTTTTCAGACCGTGAGATGCTGTCGTGGAGCAAGCGCGTGCCATCGGCGAGGGCGAGGCGATTATGGGTGCCGCCAACGTCGGCCACGAGGGTGAGGTTTTTGTGCATGGAGGCGAGCCTAGCGCAGGTTTGGCCAACAAAGAAACCCCGCCGATAAGGGCGGGGTTTCGGGGGAGCCTGTGGTCTATGGCTGAGGCGTGCTCAGGCGCGACGGCGGCGGCCGCCGGTGCGCCCGGCGCGACCGCGCCCTTCGTGACCGGCCTTGGGCGCGACTTTGTTAAAGGCGATCCACGCGGCGCCGCCTTCGTCATTGTTGGTGAGGAAGTTGGCGGCGCGGATGGCCTCCATCTCTTTGCCGGGGCGCGGTTTGGTCGAGCCGAGGCCGAACATCTGACAGATGGTTTCGTCATCCATATCGGCAGGCAGGATGATCCCGGCGGCTTCGATTTCGGCGCGTTTTTCGGCCAGCTTTTTGGGGCCAACCGGAAGGGCAACGGGGTTCATGATCGCCGAGGTCATGCCAGCGCCCATCGCCATCGGCAGGAAGGCGTTGTTGATGCCGTGGCGGTTGGGCAGGCCGAAGGAGACGTTCGACGCACCGCAGGTGGTGTTGACGCCCAGTTCTTCGCGCAGACGCCGCACGAGGGTGAAGACCTGTAGGCCCGCAGTGCCCATCGCGCCGATCGGCATAACCAGCGGGTCAACCACGATGTCATGCGCCGGGATGCCGAAATCGGCGGCGCGTTCGACGATCTTTTTGGCGACGGCAAAGCGCACGTCGGGGTCTTCGGAAATGCCGGTGTCATCGTTGGAGATGGCCACGACCGGGACGTTGTATTTCTTGACCAGTGGCAGGACGAGTTCGAGGCGTTCTTCCTCTCCTGTGACGGAGTTCAGCAGGGGGCGGCCTTCGGCGGCGGCGAGGCCATTTTCGAGCGCGCCGGGAACCGAGCTGTCGATGCAGAGCGGGCTGTCGGTGACGGCCTGCACGATTTCGACGAGCTGTTTCATCAAAGTCGGTTCGACAAAGTTGTTATCGGCGTAACGCGGGTCTTCGGCCATTTTGTTGGAGAACACCGCGCCGGAGTTGATGTCGAGAATGGTGGCGCCGGCGGCGACCTGTGCCAATGCGTCGGCCTCAACCCGCGAGAAATCACCGCGCTCAAGCTCTTCGTTGAGGATTTTGCGGCCGGTGGGGTTGATCCGCTCTCCGATCACGCAGAAGGGCTGATCGAAGCCGATGATCGCGGTTTTCGTTTTCGATTCAACGATGGTGCGGGTCATGAAGGATCCTTTTTGAGTGAAAGCAAGAGGGTTGGCCGCGCTCCGAAGTGGCGCGCGGTGGGAAAGACGGGCGGTGTGTCGGGGTCAGCCGATGCGTTGGCAGCGGGTGTCCACGGTTTGCCCGGTTTGCGGGTTTTGCCAAGTGTTCCAGAGATGGTTGGGATCGCCCATATAGCGCGCAAAGACCGAGAAGGTGGCGTGATCCTTGGCCGGGTAGACCTGAATCCGGGTGAACAGCCCCTGACCGTCGTCGGCGGGGCCCCAAGTCCAGCTGGCCTGACCTGTGATGTCGTAGACTTTGTTGGTCTGCACATAGATCAGAGACCCTTGGGTTGTGACATTGCCGGGTTGGGCATTGAGCAGCAGGTCGATCGAGACAATCGGTGAGTTGACGATGCAGCGCCACTGCCCGGCGGGTTGAAAGCCGTTGAGATTGGTGCCGCCGGGTTGTTGCGGTTGAAGAGCTATGCCGCCCTGTGTTCCCCCCTGTGTGCCGGGAAGCGGCGGTGGCAGGGCTTGCTGGGCAGTGGCCGCTGTGGTCAGGGTAAAGCAGGCGAGACATGCAAAAACGTGTTTGGAAAAAGCCATGGGTGTCCCCGTAAATATCAAGAAATACAGGGACAGGATAAGCCGAAACGGACATTTTGCAAAGCCTGCCGGGGGTCACGATTGCGACGCCGACGTGCCAGCAGAGGTTCCAGCCGGTGTGCCGGAGGTGCCGCCGTTGTCCTGCGCCCATTTGGCATTGGTCTTGATCCCGCCGAGCGGAAAGAAGTGGACCTGCTCGATATTGCTGTCCGGGTTGGCGGCTTTGTGGGCGGCCAGTTCGCTCAGCACTTCGGTCGGCTCAAACGGCAGGAGCAGCTTGGTCACATCCTTGGCGCGGCGTTGAAGGACGCGCAAGGAGGGGCCGACGCCGCAGGCAATGGCGAATTTGATCATGGTTTGCAGCTTCGCCGGACCGGCGATGCCGATGTGGATCGGCAGGGTGATGCCCGCGTCACGCAGCGCATCTGCCCATGCGATGATTGGCGCGGATTCAAAGGCGAATTGCGTGGCGAGGGCCATGTCCGCGTCAGTGCGTTCAGAAAATTTCTGTTTCCATTGAAGGGCGTCTTCGACGTTTTTCATGCCGCCGTCGGGGTCGATGTCGCGGTTGCCTTCGGGGTGGCCGGCGACATGCAGGCGGGTAAAGCCGGCCTTGTCAAAGAGGCCGGTTTCCATGAGCTGCATCGAGCTGTGAAAGTCGCCAACAGGCGCATCGACGCCACCGGCCAGCAAGAGCGCCTGTGTGACACCGGCTTCGCCCCGATACATGGCGATCCAGTTTTCCAAGGTGGCGGCATCAGCGATGATGCGGGCCGGGAAATGCGGCATCACGTCATAGCCTTCACGCGCCAGACGGGCGGCGGTGGCGACCATATCGTCAATCGGCGTGCCGTCGATATGGGCGATATAGACGCGGGTGCCTGCGGGCAGATGCTCGCGGAAATCCTCGACCTTGAGGGCGGTGCGGGGCATGACCTCGATCGAGTAGCCCTTGAGGAACGCCTCAAGCTCGGGGTTGAGGGGGCGTGCCGGGGCTTTCTTTCCGACGGAAGTTCAACAAGGTCATCACACTCTCCCAAACGCGCATGGGGGCTTTAGGCCCAACCATCATTGGCGATCAGGGCTTTTATCTTTTCCTGATCAAATTCAGCATCGAGACGGGCCGCTTCGCGGCTTGCGATCTCGTCTGGCTCTCCTTGGACGGAATAGGGCGGAGCTTTGCGCCATTCAGCGAGGTAAGCATCGGTGTCTTGAGCGCCGACTTTCATGGCGGCGCGGTCGATGGCTTGCTCGAAGCGTTCGGGCAGCGGCATTTTCGACCCGCGACGTCCTTTGCCCACGATGACCTGGGCCGGGATGTCGCGCCAGTAAACGATGGTTACGTCTGGCAT
This genomic window from Rhodobacteraceae bacterium D3-12 contains:
- a CDS encoding LysE family transporter, producing MSLTLTHFIAFNLTLLAAIAMPGPSLLFITRTALAHGRAAGVAAGLGLALMAALWSLAALFGLQTLFALFPWAFVAMKTAGALYLLWIAVQTWRHAAEPLGAAPPVSNGHFFFSGLLINLANPKAVLFAGAVLVVIFPPALTTAEKSLIFANHLAVEALVQPVLAILLSTNAVRRRYLGLKPIFDRIAAAVLGALGLRLLLDR
- a CDS encoding glucokinase, whose product is MHKNLTLVADVGGTHNRLALADGTRLLHDSISRSENAQHATFTDRLAAYLKTTNARPAAVCIAAAGPVRDGTVQLTNHSWHISARDIAQITGTARVLLLNDLQAMGHALALPAIMGSPLTQTRLVLAIGTGMNCAVAHPCANGVFVPPGESGYSTLPLTTGADAAVLRHVGDMHGTPVIESILSGPGLSRAHFALTGTHIAAEAITTPTAPNTPARSIHPGTADTLALALRVLGAHLGSLALTHLPLGGIALAGSVGRALFAHLDSPHFQTHYANRGPYTDLLTGIPLHQITDDTAPLHGAALAMTQAPPMSSSD
- a CDS encoding virulence factor codes for the protein MPDVTIVYWRDIPAQVIVGKGRRGSKMPLPERFEQAIDRAAMKVGAQDTDAYLAEWRKAPPYSVQGEPDEIASREAARLDAEFDQEKIKALIANDGWA
- the pdxH gene encoding pyridoxamine 5'-phosphate oxidase — translated: MADRTGIFAGDNPFEIARGWLEEAVGSEPNDPNAIALSTVDADGLPNVRMVLLKDIEDDAFVFYTNYGSAKAQEIDGAGKAAFVMHWKSLRRQIRVRGVVEREEGAAADAYFASRSLKSRLGAWASQQSQPLSSRAALVAEVAKVTAAHGTAPKRPEFWGGYRIRPVEIEFWADGAFRLHDRFRWRRGNSQQNWDVQRLNP
- a CDS encoding cold shock domain-containing protein, which gives rise to MEQDAKSTREVSGQVKWFDPVKGFGFVVTEDGGPDILLHANVLRNFGQSSVADCARISITVQETDRGVQAVEVLKIEPPEGVGAAPLADFADIDPELIRSAPLEPARVKWFDKGKGFGFANIFGRSEDVFVHIEVLRRSGLADLQPGEALAIRVIDGKRGRMATEVCAWEVATDLEDC
- the fabI gene encoding enoyl-ACP reductase FabI; translated protein: MSNTLMAGKRGLIMGLANDKSIAWGIAKACADAGAEMAFSYMGDAFRKRVAPLADQLGVDTLIDCDVSDPASIDAAFGEIEAKWGKLDFIVHAIGFSDKNELRGRYVDTSKDNFLMTMDISVYSFTAVMQRAEKLMGPGGSALTLTYYGAEQVMPHYNVMGVAKAALEASVKYMAEDLGKDGIRVNAISAGPIKTLAASGIGDFRYILKWNEYNSPLRRNVTIDDVGGSALYLLSDLGSGVTGENLHVDAGYHIVGMKAVDAPDIEKG
- the gpt gene encoding xanthine phosphoribosyltransferase, encoding MTDTRLPHEKGFHVSWDQIHRDSRALAWRLDGHGPDNGEWRAVVAITRGGMAPAMIVARELDIRTVDTISVKSYHSGGGKADQRRDAEVIKSPDAAMMGDGTGILVVDDLVDSGKTLELVRSIYPNAHFACVYAKPEGEKQADTYITSVSQDTWIFFPWDMALQYVEPYRGVD
- a CDS encoding DUF192 domain-containing protein, whose amino-acid sequence is MVALFAGSAFANDCRDDTVFLRGDWGSSRFTVDVVDTVRSRARGLMFVEEMPRSSGMLFVYPRPSAVSFWMKNTLIPLDMIFVDPRGVVQKVHHNAVPGDLTRIPGGRGILVVLEINGGLARDMGISKGSVMRHPAFGKDAVWACG
- a CDS encoding methyltetrahydrofolate cobalamin methyltransferase; this encodes MTRTIVESKTKTAIIGFDQPFCVIGERINPTGRKILNEELERGDFSRVEADALAQVAAGATILDINSGAVFSNKMAEDPRYADNNFVEPTLMKQLVEIVQAVTDSPLCIDSSVPGALENGLAAAEGRPLLNSVTGEEERLELVLPLVKKYNVPVVAISNDDTGISEDPDVRFAVAKKIVERAADFGIPAHDIVVDPLVMPIGAMGTAGLQVFTLVRRLREELGVNTTCGASNVSFGLPNRHGINNAFLPMAMGAGMTSAIMNPVALPVGPKKLAEKRAEIEAAGIILPADMDDETICQMFGLGSTKPRPGKEMEAIRAANFLTNNDEGGAAWIAFNKVAPKAGHEGRGRAGRTGGRRRRA